The Geoglobus acetivorans genome window below encodes:
- a CDS encoding AMP-binding protein: MKENEYFELLREKWSKIWPHPSLPEEPVYPLGKVPIHEYLEIYAEKVPSKDYLIYYGRRISYGEMDDLSSRFASYLVENGFEKGDRVALILPNMPQFYIGYFGTLKAGGICVLLNPMLREIELEYFFQESGPKFILTLDVIYPVVESAARKVSGDIDIIAASFREFLPENPEIPIHPSMESPEKLEGVLYISDVLENVTANRPGVKVTLDDYATMNFTGGTTGLPKGVYHRHHNVLYTAASIYTYFNAHLLVEQYANQQVDFEKFVSDLSKTEVSLAAMPVFWIAGNDMGVVSPTLAGSTVVLLTRWDVEAALEAIQKYGVTTTFAPFDLYWEILSHPDVEKYDLTSLRNCTGSSFIKGLTKELREKWKKLTGAILREAAYGLTETHTFDTVTAGFHVNDLDIERAEKYSGTFCGIPVPGTLIKIVDEQGNIVPLGKEGELAIKSPSMVDGYIGRPEETAKAFRDGWLFTGDVAMYDEDGLLYYLSRKKYMLKVSGISVYPTQIEFIMLRHPAIELVGVVGVDDAEKGQVPVAFVKLKKEYAGKVSEEDILKWCRDNMAPYNVPKTVIIREELPLTATGKVIREELIKESERLNLN, translated from the coding sequence ATGAAAGAAAATGAATATTTCGAATTGCTGAGGGAAAAATGGAGCAAAATCTGGCCACACCCGTCGCTGCCTGAGGAGCCAGTATACCCGCTTGGAAAAGTACCCATACACGAATATCTGGAGATATATGCTGAGAAGGTGCCGTCAAAAGACTATCTGATTTACTACGGCCGGAGAATATCGTATGGGGAGATGGATGATCTGAGCAGCAGATTTGCCAGTTACCTCGTTGAAAACGGTTTTGAGAAGGGAGACAGAGTGGCTCTCATCCTTCCCAACATGCCGCAGTTTTACATCGGGTATTTTGGCACACTTAAGGCCGGCGGAATCTGTGTCCTCCTGAACCCGATGCTCAGGGAAATAGAGCTGGAGTACTTTTTCCAGGAGTCCGGACCGAAATTTATACTGACTCTCGATGTGATTTATCCGGTGGTTGAGAGTGCAGCCAGAAAAGTATCCGGTGATATTGACATTATAGCTGCATCTTTCAGGGAGTTCCTTCCGGAGAATCCCGAAATACCCATCCACCCGTCTATGGAATCACCAGAAAAACTGGAGGGTGTCCTGTACATCTCGGATGTTCTGGAAAACGTAACTGCGAACAGGCCAGGGGTAAAGGTTACACTCGATGATTATGCGACCATGAACTTCACCGGAGGTACAACCGGACTGCCAAAGGGGGTTTACCACAGACACCACAACGTTCTGTACACTGCTGCCAGCATATACACGTATTTCAATGCCCACCTGCTTGTCGAGCAATACGCTAATCAGCAAGTTGATTTTGAAAAATTCGTATCCGATTTATCGAAAACCGAAGTTTCACTGGCTGCAATGCCTGTCTTCTGGATTGCGGGAAACGATATGGGTGTTGTGAGTCCAACCCTCGCCGGTTCCACAGTTGTGCTGCTCACCCGATGGGATGTTGAGGCAGCGCTGGAAGCAATTCAGAAATACGGGGTTACCACAACATTCGCCCCCTTTGATCTCTACTGGGAGATTCTGAGCCATCCGGATGTTGAAAAATACGATCTGACCTCTCTGAGAAACTGCACCGGATCGAGCTTCATCAAAGGGCTGACGAAGGAACTCAGGGAAAAATGGAAGAAGCTGACGGGAGCGATACTGAGGGAGGCTGCTTACGGTCTTACAGAGACGCACACCTTTGACACCGTTACTGCCGGGTTCCATGTAAACGATCTGGACATAGAAAGGGCGGAGAAGTACAGTGGAACCTTCTGCGGCATACCTGTTCCCGGCACACTGATAAAGATCGTTGATGAGCAGGGAAATATCGTTCCTCTGGGCAAGGAGGGTGAACTTGCTATCAAATCTCCCTCCATGGTGGACGGCTATATCGGAAGACCTGAAGAAACTGCGAAGGCGTTCAGGGATGGCTGGCTGTTCACGGGAGATGTGGCGATGTATGATGAGGATGGACTGCTGTATTATCTTTCCCGCAAGAAGTACATGCTTAAAGTTTCCGGAATAAGCGTTTACCCAACCCAGATAGAGTTCATAATGCTCCGCCACCCTGCAATCGAGCTTGTGGGAGTTGTAGGCGTGGATGATGCTGAGAAGGGGCAGGTGCCTGTAGCGTTTGTCAAGCTGAAGAAAGAGTACGCTGGAAAGGTGAGTGAGGAGGACATTCTGAAATGGTGCAGGGATAACATGGCGCCGTACAATGTTCCAAAGACAGTAATTATCCGTGAAGAGCTTCCTCTCACGGCAACGGGCAAGGTAATCAGGGAAGAGCTGATTAAGGAGTCTGAACGGCTCAATCTGAACTGA
- a CDS encoding enoyl-CoA hydratase-related protein: MECVRVETLDSGIAKVYLNRPQVMNAINASLRHELEEVLKELAEDDGIRVVIITGAEAQGKRKAFSSGDDLRELEFDINSPDVLSEYYKSVDNVMRLFNFIDDYPKPVIAMVNGICMGGGLELALCCDFIFASESAVFAFPEAGIGFIPGWGGTQRLSKRIGESKAKMLIYTSDILDGKRAAELGLVDFLTTDSELEQKTVEFAMKIAEKSPLVIKMAKIAIERGMESSLRSGLYYEVLSLMVSLKTEDLREGFSAFLERRKPEFMGR; encoded by the coding sequence ATGGAATGCGTTAGGGTTGAAACTCTTGATAGCGGGATAGCGAAAGTTTACCTCAACAGGCCCCAGGTAATGAACGCGATAAACGCCAGCCTGAGGCACGAGCTTGAGGAGGTGCTGAAGGAACTTGCAGAGGATGATGGCATCAGGGTGGTCATAATAACCGGTGCGGAAGCCCAGGGGAAAAGAAAGGCTTTCTCGTCAGGCGATGATTTGAGGGAGCTGGAGTTTGACATCAATAGCCCAGATGTCCTGTCAGAGTATTACAAAAGCGTGGATAACGTCATGAGGCTGTTCAATTTCATTGATGACTATCCCAAGCCCGTAATAGCCATGGTCAATGGAATATGCATGGGAGGAGGACTGGAGCTGGCGCTGTGCTGTGATTTTATATTTGCATCCGAGAGTGCGGTATTCGCATTCCCTGAGGCAGGCATAGGGTTCATACCTGGATGGGGAGGCACTCAGAGGCTTTCAAAGCGGATAGGCGAATCAAAAGCGAAGATGCTGATCTACACTAGCGATATCTTGGACGGAAAGAGGGCAGCAGAGCTTGGTCTGGTTGATTTCCTGACCACTGATAGCGAACTGGAGCAAAAGACCGTCGAATTTGCCATGAAGATTGCGGAAAAAAGCCCGCTGGTAATAAAAATGGCGAAAATTGCGATAGAGCGGGGGATGGAATCAAGTCTGAGGTCAGGGCTGTATTATGAGGTGCTGTCCCTCATGGTGTCCCTGAAGACTGAGGATCTCAGGGAGGGATTCTCTGCATTTCTTGAGAGGAGAAAGCCTGAGTTCATGGGCAGGTAA